From the Clavibacter phaseoli genome, one window contains:
- a CDS encoding aspartate kinase, translating to MSLIVQKFGGSSVADAESIKRVAKRIVATRKAGNDVVVAVSAMGDSTDELLDLAHEVTPIPAPRELDMLLTAGERISMALLAMAIKSMGYDARSFTGSQAGMITDAQHGAARIVDVTPGRVRDALGEGAIAIVAGFQGFNRGTGDITTLGRGGSDTTAVALAAALGADVCEIYTDVDGIFTADPRVVPLARKIDRITSEEMLELAASGAKVLYIRAVEYARRHGVLLHVRSSFTHNEGTIVYNPTDGENVEEPVIVGVAADLSEAKVTVVGVPDVPGKAAQIFTIVAKTGANIDMIVQNVSAAATSLTDISFTLPKSDAQRVLTVLAAEKDEVGFTGLQHDDQIGKLALVGAGMRTNAGVSAQLFTALSEAGINIEMISTSEIRISVVTRADTIDEAVRVVHHAFGLDADDVAVVHAGTGR from the coding sequence GTGAGCCTCATCGTGCAGAAGTTCGGCGGATCGTCGGTGGCCGATGCCGAGAGCATCAAGCGCGTCGCGAAGCGCATCGTCGCCACGCGCAAGGCCGGCAACGACGTGGTCGTCGCCGTCTCCGCCATGGGCGACTCGACGGACGAGCTGCTCGACCTGGCGCACGAAGTCACCCCCATCCCCGCGCCGCGCGAGCTCGACATGCTCCTCACCGCGGGCGAGCGCATCTCCATGGCGCTGCTCGCCATGGCCATCAAGAGCATGGGCTACGACGCGCGCTCCTTCACCGGCAGCCAGGCCGGCATGATCACCGACGCCCAGCACGGCGCCGCCCGCATCGTCGACGTCACCCCGGGCCGCGTCCGCGACGCGCTCGGCGAGGGCGCCATCGCCATCGTCGCCGGCTTCCAGGGCTTCAACCGCGGCACGGGCGACATCACCACGCTCGGCCGCGGCGGATCCGACACCACGGCGGTCGCGCTCGCGGCGGCCCTCGGCGCCGACGTCTGCGAGATCTACACCGACGTGGACGGCATCTTCACGGCCGACCCGCGCGTCGTGCCGCTCGCCCGCAAGATCGACCGCATCACGAGCGAGGAGATGCTCGAGCTCGCGGCGTCCGGCGCGAAGGTCCTCTACATCCGCGCCGTCGAGTACGCCCGCCGGCACGGCGTCCTGCTGCACGTCCGCTCCTCGTTCACGCACAACGAGGGCACCATCGTCTACAACCCCACGGATGGAGAGAATGTGGAAGAGCCCGTCATCGTCGGCGTCGCCGCCGACCTCAGCGAGGCCAAGGTCACGGTGGTCGGCGTCCCCGACGTGCCGGGCAAGGCCGCGCAGATCTTCACCATCGTCGCCAAGACCGGCGCGAACATCGACATGATCGTGCAGAACGTGTCGGCCGCCGCCACGAGCCTCACCGACATCTCGTTCACGCTCCCGAAGTCGGACGCGCAGCGCGTCCTCACGGTGCTCGCCGCCGAGAAGGACGAGGTCGGGTTCACCGGCCTGCAGCACGACGACCAGATCGGCAAGCTCGCGCTCGTCGGCGCCGGCATGCGCACCAACGCGGGCGTCTCGGCGCAGCTGTTCACCGCGCTGTCGGAGGCCGGCATCAACATCGAGATGATCTCCACCAGCGAGATCCGCATCTCGGTCGTCACGCGGGCCGACACCATCGACGAGGCCGTGCGCGTCGTCCACCACGCGTTCGGGCTCGACGCGGACGACGTCGCCGTCGTCCACGCCGGCACCGGCCGCTGA
- the recR gene encoding recombination mediator RecR yields the protein MYEGIVQELIDELGRLPGIGPKSAQRIAFHILQTETFDVSRLAEVLTVVRDKVRFCAICGNVSEEETCGICRDPRRSPATICVVEEAKDVVAIERTREFRGLYHVLGGAISPIDGIGPDDLRIRQLMQRLADATVTEVIIATDPNLEGEATATYLSRLLSTFDIRVTRLASGLPVGGDLEYADEVTLGRAFEGRRLVGE from the coding sequence ATGTACGAGGGAATCGTCCAGGAGCTGATCGACGAGCTCGGCCGCCTGCCGGGAATCGGCCCGAAGTCCGCCCAGCGCATCGCGTTCCACATCCTCCAGACCGAGACGTTCGACGTCTCGCGCCTGGCCGAGGTGCTCACGGTGGTCCGCGACAAGGTGCGCTTCTGCGCCATCTGCGGCAACGTCAGCGAGGAGGAGACCTGCGGCATCTGCCGGGATCCCCGCCGCAGCCCCGCCACCATCTGCGTGGTCGAGGAGGCCAAGGACGTCGTCGCCATCGAGCGCACGCGCGAGTTCCGCGGGCTCTACCATGTCCTCGGCGGGGCCATCAGCCCCATCGACGGCATCGGACCGGACGACCTCCGCATCCGCCAGCTCATGCAGCGCCTCGCCGACGCCACGGTCACCGAGGTCATCATCGCCACCGACCCGAACCTGGAGGGCGAGGCGACCGCCACCTACCTCTCGCGGCTGCTCTCCACCTTCGACATCCGCGTCACGCGCCTCGCCTCCGGCCTCCCCGTCGGCGGCGACCTCGAGTACGCCGACGAGGTCACCCTCGGCCGGGCCTTCGAGGGCCGGCGCCTCGTGGGGGAGTGA